Part of the Alphaproteobacteria bacterium genome, GCTCGGTTTTACCTTTCACTTGTATGACATCCAGCTCAATCGTGGCAAAATCCTCGGCCACTTCCTGATACGTGTTTTCACCCAGCACAATATCGACCCCATAGGTTTTCGATTGCCCTTCCAAGCGGCTGGCAAGGTTAACGTCATCGCCCAATGCAGAATAATCAAACCGTTGTGCAGATCCCATATTTCCCACGCAGCAACTGCCGGTGTTAATGCCCACACCAATCTGAATAGGCATGAAATAGCGTCATCCAAATCTTCGGGGTCAACCTGTGCAGCTTCACGGGCGAGTTGTTCATTTAGTGTTTTGACTGCCACCTGCATTTGCAACGCAGCGTGACATGCATTGGCAGGATGCTTAGCGTCGGTAAGGGGGGCATTCCAAAACGCCATAATTGCATCGCCCATATATTTATCCACTGTGCCTTTATTGAGAAGAATAATATCGGTCATAGGGGTGAGGAAGCTATTGATGAAGCGTGTGAGCTCCTGCGCATTAAAGCGTTCGGATATGGTGGTGAATCCACGAATATCACTGAATAATATGGTTAATTCCCGCGTTTCTCCGCCTAATGCTAATTTTTCGGGGTTATCTGCCAGTTCTTTTAGTAATGCTGGGGAAACATAATGGCCGAATGCATGGCGGATTTGTTTTTTTTGCGCTTCTTCACGCATATAATTCAAGTAGGTGAGCAGGAAAAATACAGCAAAAATACAAGTTGCAGGATACGCGTAGTCTACCAGCACCTGATGTTGCAGATAATGAAACCAGCCGATAGCAATTAACCCGCAGATAACGCTACCACCGGCCATAAAGGTTAGCAATGCACTGAGGCGTGGCACCAGAATAACCATCAGCATGCCGCCAATGAAAATGCTCAAAAGCTCTAATTGCCAGATAGAAAGATATGTGTCGGTGAAAGGCACTTGCCAGAATGTTCCAACTTCCCGCTTTAGATGCGAGCCTGAAAGAATAGTTTCCATTACCTGCGCATGGACCTCCACTCCGGGTAGTTGGCCATTAATGGGAGTTGCACGAATATCTTTAAGGCCGATTGCAGAGGTGCCGACTATTGCCAGTTTATTTGCCAGCATGGCGGGGTCGGCTGTTTTTTCCAGCACTTTTTTGGCTGATACATAGAGCGGTTCGCTGCCGGTGGGGTATTGTGCGAAATGCACCCAAATGCGGCCATATCTGTCGGTGGGGATTTTGAAAACTCCGCCACCTGCGGCTTTGAGCAAAATTTGCCGTATGCCGTTTTCACTGATTTCTACAAATGCGCTATCGGCACCCCCAAGCGCGATACGAATCATTTCAAGGCTTAGTGCCGGAAAAATTACAGCGGTTTTGGGGTTGCCGCCAATGCGCTCCAACATTGCCACTTTACGGTAAATGCCGTCTTTATCCGGCAAGGTCGAGAATAATCCTATGCCTGCCGCTTGTGCTTCCAATACTTCAAGGTTCAGTACTGCGCCGGTGTAGCGGTTGAGCAAATGCGAAAGGGGAGGCGCATCTAATGAGGTTTGCTTTGCGCCAAAACGTGCTTTGGGGTGGAGGCGATCATCATCAGTGTGTTTGCGCTCTCCCACTTGTCCCAGCACCACTTGCCCGTCTGCAATGACTTCGGCGAATATCTCATCATGGTCGCGCAACTGTGCAAGGCCAGCGCGGGTGGCATCGGGCATATCATTTATTGTGCGCTCTAGCTGACGTGGCGAGGTGCGATCCGGCTCGGCGAAAACAATATCAAATCCGGTTACTAACACGCCATAGCTTCGCAGGTTTTCTACCAGTTGCCCCATCACTGTGCGTGGCCATGGCCATTGTCCAAATGCGGCGAGGGCATCTTCATCAATGTCAATAATCACCACTTGCGCGGGCATGGCGCTGTAATCGGGTACGCGTGAGTGTAAACGCTGATAGGTGTCAAATGTCCAATGTTGCAAAGGCTCAATAACGCGGGGCTGGGCAATGTAAATATAACATGCAGCACACACGAGTATTGAACCTAGAAAAAAGTGCGACTTTACCCATGTGAAAGAAAATAACCATCGGATAAATTGCCAGATACGCTCCATTATCAGCGCTCACGGAATGATTCGTTGGTCACTTTAATTACCGGTTTCAGGATATATTCCATGACGGTTTTTTTGCCGGTATGAATTTCAGTGGTGGCTTGCATACCGGTGGTGATAGGGAAGTTTGTGGCTTCATTTCCCAGAAAATTATGGTCGGTGCGAATCTTAACTAAAAAGTAGCTCTCGCCAGTTTTGGGATCACTGTGTGTATCGGCAGAAACGGAAATAACTTTGCCCTGCAATCCGCCATAGCGCGCATAATCATAGGTTAGAAACTTCACCAATGCATCCTGCCCTTTTTTCACGAAGCCAATGTCACGAGGGTTCAATCGCGCCTCTATAAGCAGGTTAGCACTGGTAGGCACAATTTCCATAATGACTTCCCCTGCTTGCAACACCCCACCAATGGTGCGTGTTTTGAGGGATTTTATTACGCCATTGATAGGGCTGGTGATGGTGGTACGTGTGACCTGATCGGTAGCACGGCTGAGCATTTCCTGTGTGCGGGCAATTTCAGCCTCTACATCGTTTAGCTCTTTCAGGGCATCATTACGAAAAATTAACCGTTCGTTTCGCAGGCGCTCGCGGGCTTCTGCTAAGGCAGCCTGTGCGCGGGGAATTGATATGTTGATAATTTTTAACCGCCCCTCAAGTTCTTCCACTTCGCCTTTAAGTTGCAAATGGTCGAGTTGTGAGGTTAGCTTATCTTTCACCAAATCGCTGGAGATTTTTAGTTTTTGCCGCAGCAGGTTTAAATTGCGTGATACTGAATTTCGTTCACTTTCCAGCTGCTTAATATCCAATTCACGCTGTTGCTCTTGTTCTTTTAGCAAATTGAAACGGCTGGCCAATTCTTGTTGCCGCCCTTCAAAAACTTGCGCCTCCGCTTTAAGTAAGGCAGGGCGATATGCTTCCAGCGCCTTGGAGAATGTCAGGTTATCTT contains:
- a CDS encoding adenylate/guanylate cyclase domain-containing protein — encoded protein: MCAACYIYIAQPRVIEPLQHWTFDTYQRLHSRVPDYSAMPAQVVIIDIDEDALAAFGQWPWPRTVMGQLVENLRSYGVLVTGFDIVFAEPDRTSPRQLERTINDMPDATRAGLAQLRDHDEIFAEVIADGQVVLGQVGERKHTDDDRLHPKARFGAKQTSLDAPPLSHLLNRYTGAVLNLEVLEAQAAGIGLFSTLPDKDGIYRKVAMLERIGGNPKTAVIFPALSLEMIRIALGGADSAFVEISENGIRQILLKAAGGGVFKIPTDRYGRIWVHFAQYPTGSEPLYVSAKKVLEKTADPAMLANKLAIVGTSAIGLKDIRATPINGQLPGVEVHAQVMETILSGSHLKREVGTFWQVPFTDTYLSIWQLELLSIFIGGMLMVILVPRLSALLTFMAGGSVICGLIAIGWFHYLQHQVLVDYAYPATCIFAVFFLLTYLNYMREEAQKKQIRHAFGHYVSPALLKELADNPEKLALGGETRELTILFSDIRGFTTISERFNAQELTRFINSFLTPMTDIILLNKGTVDKYMGDAIMAFWNAPLTDAKHPANACHAALQMQVAVKTLNEQLAREAAQVDPEDLDDAISCLFRLVWALTPAVAAWEIWDLHNGLIILHWAMTLTLPAAWKGNRKPMGSILCWVKTRIRKWPRILPRLSWMSYK
- a CDS encoding HlyD family type I secretion periplasmic adaptor subunit, with the translated sequence MSAPKDSRFLSPQPPHTGSENALDGLIAAPPASLFKIVARCIMLLLATFILWAMFANLEEVAVAEGEVAPVEQVQSIQHLEGGIIEEIYAFEGDVVTKGQPLVKLNVSAFTANREELEITQQSLLIKKERLRREAAGEDNLTFSKALEAYRPALLKAEAQVFEGRQQELASRFNLLKEQEQQRELDIKQLESERNSVSRNLNLLRQKLKISSDLVKDKLTSQLDHLQLKGEVEELEGRLKIINISIPRAQAALAEARERLRNERLIFRNDALKELNDVEAEIARTQEMLSRATDQVTRTTITSPINGVIKSLKTRTIGGVLQAGEVIMEIVPTSANLLIEARLNPRDIGFVKKGQDALVKFLTYDYARYGGLQGKVISVSADTHSDPKTGESYFLVKIRTDHNFLGNEATNFPITTGMQATTEIHTGKKTVMEYILKPVIKVTNESFRER